TAATTTAGAAATCTTCACTTATAATTGagttaaatacttaaattacTATATTTTAGGATAATGTGTAACCAGCTacaaatttatgaattatgatgaAGAAATTGTTTATTGGTTGACATAATAATAGTAATCTCTAGTTCAGTCTCTGTTTATCggtaaaagtttttttgagTTGTGTCACTGAATTTGCAGGAATTTGCAAAGGTTGAGATGAATTCAATGTTATCTAACTTAGCATTCAACAACATTATTAGAATGGTGACGGGAAAATGTTACTATGGAGATGGTGCAGAGGATGATCCTGAGGCTAAACGTGTGCGGCAGCTTATCGCAGAGGCGATGAGTTGTTTTGGTGCAGGACATGCGGCTGATCATTTACCGATGTTGCGATGGATTACAGATTTCGAGAGGCGGGTAAAGAAGATTGCTGCTAGGCTTGATGAGTTTTTCCAAAGATTGGTTGATGAGAAACGTGTggcaaaggagaagaaggagaacacGATGATTGATCACTTGCTTTCTTTGCAAGTATCCCAACCTGAGTACTACACAGACCATACCATTAAAGGAACCATGCTTGTAAGTAATCCCCTAAGAGCATTTAAGTTAATGGTCACATTTGGTTTATTTCGTGTATGTGTGCAATGTGCAGTCTCTTATACTTGCGGGGACTGATACATCAGCGGTAACATTGGAATGGGCATTATCAAGCCTTTTGAACAATCCTGAAGTACTAAAAAAGGTGAGAGATGAAATCGACAATCAAATTGGCTTGGACAGGCTTTTGGAAGAATCAGACATTCCAAACCTTCCTTATCTTCAGAACATTGTCTCTGAAACGTTGCGCTTGTATCCCGCTGGGCCCTTGTTAGTCCCACACATCTCATCAGAAGATTGTAAAGTAGGGGGTTACGATATGCCGTGTGGCACGATGTTATTGGTGAACGTCTGGGCTATACATAGAGATCCTAGGCTATGGGATGATCCCGCGAGTTTCAAGCCAGAGAGGTTtgagaaagaaggagagacGCATAAGTTATTGACGTTCGGGTTAGGAAGAAGAGCGTGTCCTGGTTCCGGACTGGCTCGACGGCTAGTGAGCTTGAGTCTCGGGTCTTTGATTCAATGTTTTGAATGGGAGAGGATTGGAGAAGAGGAGGTGGATATGACTGAAGGTGGTGGACTCACAATGCCTAGAGCTATTCCGTTGGTAGCCATGTGCAGAGCACGTGCCTTTGTTGGAAAAATTCCACATGAGTCTGGTTGATTTTGTATACTTTTGTAAATTCTATTGCTAGCTATATACATGTGTTTAGATATTCTAAGTAATGGTTTATTTCTGTATATTTGAGTCACTACTACTTTGGTACTATGTAAAACTAGTGTTCTAAAATACGGTATATACGATcgtatatatgatatatacaCTGTACACTTGAAAGTCGTATTCTATTATAGCTGTACAGTTGTTAAACACGATGAAAGCTACAcgatctatatatatatataatgattatATGCGTATATTCGTGAATTTTGTGTATACTACGTATTAAAAAAagctaacaaacaaaaactatgttattttattaatgattgGAAAAGCAATTTAACAATACAATTAGATTGTCTCTCGAGAAagagaaccaaaaagaaaaagccagATTCATTAATGTAACGTTTGACGTTCGTAAACTAGTGGTTTTATGCACCAGTTCTTACCAGTTACCAAActgatacatatataacacaaattatattttagtgtattaaagaatcatattttctgtattttacacttttatttatttattcattaataGACCCAtgtattttctaatttatctACACCAATATTCAacagattatatatttaattgaatttatcATTTTGGAATTAAGTAAGTAGATGATACTTTTCTTGAATCTGCATTTACATACCAATTTTCAAGAACGGAATAACTAAACAGAATGTTTTCGTgagcaaaaaataaagtttttcttcttcattagctCCACCTATCTGATGAATTATGATAAACAATGAAATCATCGAACATGAAAGAAATAATGATACATTTAAGTTGgttgaaaacataaaagaaaaactaaataatcaTATTGTAGACATGCACTGCACGAAACGAgacgaaaaataaaaaacaatacaatCAATACAtaatcattaataaaaataaactaaacaaaaaatcattaattaaatataaaatattggCTATATACATATTAGTATATTCTCTAATGAATGAGTCACGGCACCTATAATGCTATACACACACAGTgtagtttcgttttttttttttttttacatctaCACAATTGAATTTcgtttatcatcatcacatttAACGAGTGACGATAAGTCAAATATTTGGTAACACTTATCATTTGCCTATTTTAGTTGattctaatatattttttccttcttttaacAAATTATTTCGTCAGCactaaagaaaaggaagatcaAATGACATCATGTCGACAAGGATTTAATCAACATGTCGATGTCttttaaccaaaagaaaacaaaaaagtcttTAATGTGTAACGGGACTACAACAATCAACAAGtgtggtttatatataatatatattcaaagatGCACAGACTTATCTATCTTTCGAAAAAATCGTGTAGAAGGTACAAAACAGTTTTTCGAGAAAATCGTGTAGAAGGTACAAAACAGTGTTTCGAAAAATCGTGTAGAAGGTACAAAACTGTAGAAAACGTAAACTAACAATAGGTACACGTTCAATTCATATTTTCGAATTAAAATGGTAAGAAAATTCAATGAAACctcataaatatattatcttgttttttcaAGATCTTCTAAGATGTAATAAACCTTGGATGAAATACTCATATGAATCAATGCATATTGAGTATTGAGATCAAATTTAGTGTGTAGATTAAAAATTGATGTACACATCTTTAGAgctcttttaaaaatatgtatattttgtcAACTAGTATGTGATTATTATATGGTGTTCAAGTGTAAGTCCGTCGTGTGTTCTTTATGGACTTGTGAAATATCAATAATTATATCTCTGCGGGGATTGGTGGGACCAAGTCGGCGGGTTTCTTTGGTTTCGAAAAGAATCCTCTCACTTGGTCAAGACAGAAAAATTGTGGTTTTGCCACataataaagttaaaaacGTAAGACCGAAAATCAAATGTCGACAAGAATATTTGTCTTATAAAGACATAACGAGACTGAAGGAAAAATTAATGCTCAAACCAAATACATACCTCAAACTCAAACACAAGAAATGGTTTCCAACATTGATCACAAGGCTATGGAAGCACTCCTCCGTGGCCAAGGATGCGCTAACAACCTCAAGATTCTCCTTGAAAACGGCGAAATAAGCTCAGTTTCAACAGAACCACTCATCCACACCATTCTCGATTCTTTCTCACTTGCTCTGTCTTTTATGGATTCTCCTAATCATCCACCATACCATGAATCCTCTTCTCATAACATGGCAAGTCATATGTCCCGGAGATCATCTAAGCAGTAAGTTACCAACAAAATTCTAAACTCAAATTGTATATGTCGTATGCAAATTTTCATAAGTTCAAAATCAAGTGAAGTCgcacatgtttttttttttatgttactTTATCATATCTTCTATAACCTTCGATTCAAGTGTCTCCTATATTCTTGATAATTCCTAGAGTACAACATCGCAGAAAACTTTGTGTAGCAGAAGGTTTAGTGAATTACAATCACGATTCCCGGACTATGTGCCCCAATGATGGCTTCACCTGGAGGAAATATGGACAAAAAACCATTAAAGCCTCAGCGCACAAAAGGTTAGTCAATTAGgtaaattagaaaaacagaGCCAATGCTCTGTTTTATGAAAGACATGTAAATAGAGTACCggctatttatttattttaagcaGCGATAGATATAAAAGTGCTATATTTACAGGTGTTACTATCGGTGTACCTATGCAAAAGACCAAAACTGCAATGCTACAAAGCGGGTGCAGAAGATCAAAGACAACCCTCCAGTGTACAGAACCACTTACTTGGGAAAACATGTGTGTAAAGCTTTTGCAGTTCATGATGATACATATAGTTCCACGATGATTCGATTCGACCAAGTTGTTCCTGAACCGATTATGCCGCAGCTCACAACAATTGACCACCAAGTAATTACCGTGGAGGAAAACTCCGCAGAACATATCATGAACCAAGAATGTGATATTAATGATTATTTGGTGGATGATGACCCATTTTGGGCTAGTCAATTTCCCCCGTTTCCATCGAGTGACACAATGTTCTTGGAAAACATTTCTGCTTTTGATTAGAACCTTATCCAGGTTTTGAACAACAAATCTATCAAGCTTTTTATGTTGTCATGGTGGATATTGATTGATTCTGCACTTCTTTtcaagtttatgttttgtaatttagatTTACATGCATTAAATTTACAGTGTCTTTTTGTGTAAGTTTTATCAGTCATGTACTTTTGcgtttattcaaaaataaagaaagaagacgtAATATCTATACAAGTTTTGAGAGTTCCCTTAATTGTAGATTCATAAAACGAGTGAAATAGATAAGAAATGATTCGTTTATCACCTAATACTTCAATGTTTTGGgtaaaaaagaagttaaatttGCTTGAGCAATGTgaagtatttttaatttgatttatgaCTATCATGCGATTACTAATGCAATTTATTTGGTCCAATTATtttgtatcatcatcacttcTGTGGACAATTTCGATTGCTTGAGCAATAGCTGGAAGAACTTTAGCTAGGCCAATATCAATATGACCAGTTTATATATTCAAgtcttctctatctttttgTTGAGAACTTACATGTACGTTTTTAAAGGCCGAGTGATTATTCTTggtaaattatgaaaaaaaaaagaaacttgttcTTACATCAAAACATGTCGAAGGGATGAAGAAAGAGTCGAAAACAGTAATAGAATCTATCATTTTTTCGGCCCGAGAATTTCTTATTACagttatcaaaaaaagaaaaaaaaaaaatctaccaTTTTCTTATATCATATCTTATTCTACCTTCTCTCAATTTTAATAAGTTCCAAATGTTTTTCTTGGTCACTAATATATAGTATGTTTTAAATAAGTAGTGTAAAAAGTAACGGTGTACTTCCTAATTTATCTGCACCACTAATATTcaacaaaatgtaaattttaattacatttGTTATTTTGGAATGAAGTGAGTAGTAGGTGACGATACTTTTCTTGAATTCGCCTTTACACATACACACCAACGACCAACCTCAAGAACAGAATAATAAAACGATGTTCGTCagcaaaacttatttttttcttcttcgttagcacttatattatttattagatagttaacaaaactaatttattCGTTAGGCTGTATTCGTTTAATCTTTGAACATAGTGTGTTTCTgacaaaaacttatatatttttaaattcaattagtATATAGAGTAACTAAAGTTATGTTCTTATAAATGTttgacattgtttttttaaaataagaaactaaTTTATAGACTATACCATATGGAATAACAGAAGGGTGTTGGAGGCTTTGGAAAAATTCCtctaatttaaaattacaagTATTTTAGATAGAAATTTCCCAACTTACCttcataaatcataactaGCAATTGATAAAACtagtttaaataaaaaaagaaaaagaaaaaacctaacttgaaaaattaaatcaaaaacgTGTTGATTAAAAACACATCAACACgtattattatcaataaaacCCCTCAATTTCTTTGTCAAACAGTCAAAAGTTTGGGTGGAAAGTGGTGGTAcgtatacaaaaaaaaaaaaaaaaaaaaaaaaaaacattatttgatgatatttatGGAAATAAAGTATGAAGAATGGCTTGCAGAAAGTGGAACAATCGAGAATATTCGAAGTCGGCAGAGTTCCGGATTTGGGTGACGAAGAAAACTTTACATTATGGAGTTGTAAGAAACATTAATTGACTCAGTCCAAATACTTTGAGTTTGGTTTCTTACACgtgtttgaagaaaaaaaacacacgtgttctccttctttcttcaCGTGCTCAATGAAATGACGTTGACGTACAAGTAATGACGTTGACGTTGACGTACAAGTAATGACTCAGTCCACATCACGGTGACGTACAAGTAATGACgttgtaatttattttttattgtaatcAAACCAAATGATACTAATAGTTTGACTTTTAGCTAGTGTTCAAAGATTTGCTCTGCGTTTGTTTCTAGAGCTTGCACAGTTGCATCTACGAATGTATTTGGATAAATTAATCAAACCAAATGTTATAGATTACAAACATCCACATCGACTGTATTTAGGGATGTCAAAATCggtcaaaattcatgggttaattcaactcaactcaacccatgaaccctaatgagttgaaaattttgacttaaatgagttgatgggtcaGATGGGTTGatgagtcaattggtttgatgagtaaaatgagttgggttgtaatggttaatggtttcaatggtttacccaattaacccatcaaattttgtaaaattgaattaaaccaactaaaatctctaaaccaatgccaatttaagtttaaccaacacatctaaaccaatttaataaaattaatatttttccaaatttcttaaatatacaagcgatgcaattgagaaaaaataaactcgtaatttttccaccaaaaaacataaacccgtgattttcccgccaaaaacgtaaacctgtgattttcccgccaaaaacgtaaatccataattttcccgccaaaaacgtaaacccgtaattttcccgccaaaaatgtaaccccgtgattttcccgccaaaaacgtaaatccgtaatttttccgccaaaaacgcaaacccgtgattttcccgccaaaaacgtaaacccgtgattttcccgccaaaaacgtaaacccgagatttttccgccaaaaacgtaaatccgttaTTTTTTCGTCCAAAACATAAATCCATCATTTTCCggccaaaaacgtaaaaacctataattttcccgccaaaaacgtaaatccgtgattttcggtacaaaaaacgtaaacctgtaaaaagtggaatccgtaaatatcttaagtttgatgataatgaattaatcgtgataattatttattatttttttataataataattaattaaattattacttaaatggaTTAACCCATTTAATAACTCAACCcattaaattaaatgagttatgggttgactcAACCCATTTAGTtaaatgagttgggtcaacccataactcatttaattctaaactcatttgattatgagttgagttgagttgggttacccattttAACACTCCTAACTGTACTACTGCAAATATTCTTACTGAacctatttatattttatcataataatatttagattcttctttatttgaaCAATCAATTTTCCATTTTGTTTCGGGATTTTCCCTAAACAAGAATGTTAATTTGTTACCTTAAATTGCAGAATTTACTTTGGATTCGACAggatataagaaaacaaagtttgagattttgtgaattttataTGAATAGAATATAATATGGTTAATGGGTAAGAGGAAGAGTTTGAAGACGTGTGATCATATACAATATTAACGTAAAACAGGTGATATAGAAATGTAAAAGTACATTTTTGAAAGAGACATAGATAGTTTAGTTGACATCACATCCTTTATATCCAATTTCATGGGGATTTCAATATTCCAACTCATtagggaaaaaacaaaagaagaatattaaatttaattaatgaaCCCACCAAACCTTGAAGTtaagtatattatatacacaGTAAACCAGTTATGAACCAAAACAAGTTAAATAAGATATCAAATACACAGTAAGCATGTTCACTCATATCGTCGATCATAATTGTCAAAAATGATTGCCACCACAGCATCTATATAATACATActtaatatacaaatatatcttAGATTTTAGGctgctttctttttcttgattattttagaaaacctTAGTCTTACTAATCAAAATacatccaaaatcaaatccaactGTTAACACTTTCTAagaaattttttcttctttctttcgtctaagataaaaaatgataataatgtAAAAAACGAGAAATACattagtttaaatatttatcttaTTAAATACGGAAGTTTCTTCAgtcaaaagaatatatatagtgCCTATAAAAAGGCCTTCAAATTATTCACCGTCTCTCATTCTTTCAAAGCCTTCAATATCTCTTATTAATCAAACTAACCAacttcaaacacaaaaaaatgttctCCAACATCGATCAAACAGCTGTGGCAGCACTCCTCCGTGGCCAAGGATGCGCTAACAGTCTCAAGAGGCTCCTCGAAAACCACAAGTTAAGCTCAGATTCAACAGAGCCGCTCATCTACACCATACTCAATTCTTTCTCACTTGCTCTCTCTTTTGTGGACCCGCCTAGTCTTCTACCACACAATGAGTCTTCTCTTCAAAACATGACAAGTCATGTTCTTCAGAGATCATCAAAGAAGTAAGTTACCAACAAAAAGCTAAACACTCATTGCATATGTTACGAACAAAGTTCATGAGTTTCTAGCTAActcaaaataaagttaaataGCAATTGTTTTTTCATGTTACTTTTATGTCTCGTATAATTTTTGATATGCAATTATGtcttctatatttttaagCATTTCTCCAATACATCATTGTAGAAAATATTATGGAGCAGAAGATTTAGAGTATTACAGAGACGAATCCCCGACTCCACGCCCCGATGACGGCTTCACCTGGAGGAAATATGGACAAAAAACTATCAAAACCTCACCGTACCAAAGGTTAGTCAATTAGGTTACCtagaaaaacagagcaagttCTCTGTtcttacaaaaagaaagtaaattctcttctttattctttgaAATACATGTAAATAAAAGTGCTATATTCACAGGTGTTACTATCGGTGTACCTATGCAAAAGACCAAAACTGCAATGCTAGAAAGCGGGTGCAGATGATCCAAGATAACCCTCCAGTGTACAGAACTACTTATTTGGGAAAACATGTGTGTAAAGCTGTTGCAGTTCATGATGATACATATGGTTCTGAAATGATAAAATTCGACCAAGTTGTATCTGAATCGGTTATGCCTCAACTCGCAACAATTGACGAACAAGCAATTACCATGGAGGACGAAGCCATAGACCATATCATGAACCAAGAATGTGatattaatgatttttctgTGGATGATGACCCATTTTGGGCTAGTCAATTTCCTCCATTTTCATCGGAAGACATTATGTTTTTTGACAATATTGCTAATCTTGATTAGAACCctttccaagttttttttaatgttccCATGGGGAGATTGATCAATTCTTCACTTCTTTTCAGGttcatgttttgttattttagatTCATatgtataacttttttttttcgtgtaAAGTTTTAACGAGTGATGTAtttcaaaattagaaaagaaaaggagaaagtAATATCTATCTTTGTAAAATTCCTAAGAGATATAATAATTAAGTACCAAAACGATGTGAAATGTCGCTAAAATATAGCAatactttaattatttatagttATTACCGAAATATAATAGTTTTGTGACTTATAATAAATCTAccataaagaaagaaaatccgTGAAAATTAAGAGTCAATTTggaacaaaatgttttaaaatgtagtatatatatgagacTAGCTTTTTATCTTTAGGCgaatatgatattttcataaaacgtccacaataaaaaaatgttttatatttcatttgtgctatttttgaaacattggGAATGATGTGCTAAATTTGGGAAACTTTTTTATGCAGCATAACTTATGCTGTTTGTTAAAATtgctataattttaaattaattttaataatttaacagaataaagtttaaattaattttaagtATACAAGAGTCCTTACCTAGTGCtacaataatattaaaaaatgcatatataataaataaaacgcATAAACTTTTTAAGGTAAAACGGTAAATGCCACAATACTGCTGACTGCCGCTGCAATAGCTCCGACCACAAATCCTGGTAAGTTTCCATCTCCAAATAACGCATCAATAGGACCAACTCCAAACGATACAATCATTTGTGGTATGACAATTGCCATGTTTAAAACTCCTAGAGAAAGTCCTGCAaagatgacaacaaaaaagacacatcattattaatttgattttttaatatttatattacacaaaataattgttgttgtttttattgataaatttatgGTAAATTCCTTGTGGTGAATAAAAACCAATTCCGTAAGAATATCAATTCATCAATATTCAATCTAATTAAGTTAGTAGATTACATACATCACCTTatattaaatgttttgttaGATAACTTATTATCCAAATTAACTTAAATTATGAAGATAAATGGAGACTGatctctcaattttttttttttgtaatcacAAATTTAATTAGCATTTACTAGAGAatgtt
This sequence is a window from Arabidopsis thaliana chromosome 1 sequence. Protein-coding genes within it:
- the WRKY67 gene encoding WRKY DNA-binding protein 67 (WRKY DNA-binding protein 67 (WRKY67); FUNCTIONS IN: sequence-specific DNA binding transcription factor activity; INVOLVED IN: regulation of transcription, DNA-dependent, regulation of transcription; CONTAINS InterPro DOMAIN/s: DNA-binding WRKY (InterPro:IPR003657); BEST Arabidopsis thaliana protein match is: WRKY DNA-binding protein 64 (TAIR:AT1G66560.1); Has 30201 Blast hits to 17322 proteins in 780 species: Archae - 12; Bacteria - 1396; Metazoa - 17338; Fungi - 3422; Plants - 5037; Viruses - 0; Other Eukaryotes - 2996 (source: NCBI BLink).), which encodes MVSNIDHKAMEALLRGQGCANNLKILLENGEISSVSTEPLIHTILDSFSLALSFMDSPNHPPYHESSSHNMASHMSRRSSKQKLCVAEGLVNYNHDSRTMCPNDGFTWRKYGQKTIKASAHKRCYYRCTYAKDQNCNATKRVQKIKDNPPVYRTTYLGKHVCKAFAVHDDTYSSTMIRFDQVVPEPIMPQLTTIDHQVITVEENSAEHIMNQECDINDYLVDDDPFWASQFPPFPSSDTMFLENISAFD
- the WRKY67 gene encoding WRKY DNA-binding protein 67 (WRKY DNA-binding protein 67 (WRKY67); FUNCTIONS IN: sequence-specific DNA binding transcription factor activity; INVOLVED IN: regulation of transcription, DNA-dependent, regulation of transcription; CONTAINS InterPro DOMAIN/s: DNA-binding WRKY (InterPro:IPR003657); BEST Arabidopsis thaliana protein match is: WRKY DNA-binding protein 64 (TAIR:AT1G66560.1); Has 3216 Blast hits to 2787 proteins in 184 species: Archae - 0; Bacteria - 0; Metazoa - 0; Fungi - 0; Plants - 3201; Viruses - 0; Other Eukaryotes - 15 (source: NCBI BLink).), whose translation is MVSNIDHKAMEALLRGQGCANNLKILLENGEISSVSTEPLIHTILDSFSLALSFMDSPNHPPYHESSSHNMASHMSRRSSKQVQHRRKLCVAEGLVNYNHDSRTMCPNDGFTWRKYGQKTIKASAHKRCYYRCTYAKDQNCNATKRVQKIKDNPPVYRTTYLGKHVCKAFAVHDDTYSSTMIRFDQVVPEPIMPQLTTIDHQVITVEENSAEHIMNQECDINDYLVDDDPFWASQFPPFPSSDTMFLENISAFD
- the WRKY64 gene encoding WRKY DNA-binding protein 64 (WRKY DNA-binding protein 64 (WRKY64); FUNCTIONS IN: sequence-specific DNA binding transcription factor activity; INVOLVED IN: regulation of transcription, DNA-dependent, regulation of transcription; CONTAINS InterPro DOMAIN/s: DNA-binding WRKY (InterPro:IPR003657); BEST Arabidopsis thaliana protein match is: WRKY DNA-binding protein 67 (TAIR:AT1G66550.2); Has 3232 Blast hits to 2800 proteins in 184 species: Archae - 0; Bacteria - 0; Metazoa - 0; Fungi - 0; Plants - 3220; Viruses - 0; Other Eukaryotes - 12 (source: NCBI BLink).), whose amino-acid sequence is MFSNIDQTAVAALLRGQGCANSLKRLLENHKLSSDSTEPLIYTILNSFSLALSFVDPPSLLPHNESSLQNMTSHVLQRSSKKKYYGAEDLEYYRDESPTPRPDDGFTWRKYGQKTIKTSPYQRCYYRCTYAKDQNCNARKRVQMIQDNPPVYRTTYLGKHVCKAVAVHDDTYGSEMIKFDQVVSESVMPQLATIDEQAITMEDEAIDHIMNQECDINDFSVDDDPFWASQFPPFSSEDIMFFDNIANLD
- a CDS encoding Cytochrome P450 superfamily protein (Cytochrome P450 superfamily protein; FUNCTIONS IN: electron carrier activity, monooxygenase activity, iron ion binding, oxygen binding, heme binding; INVOLVED IN: oxidation reduction; EXPRESSED IN: 21 plant structures; EXPRESSED DURING: 13 growth stages; CONTAINS InterPro DOMAIN/s: Cytochrome P450 (InterPro:IPR001128), Cytochrome P450, conserved site (InterPro:IPR017972), Cytochrome P450, E-class, group I (InterPro:IPR002401); BEST Arabidopsis thaliana protein match is: cytochrome P450, family 81, subfamily D, polypeptide 3 (TAIR:AT4G37340.1); Has 30201 Blast hits to 17322 proteins in 780 species: Archae - 12; Bacteria - 1396; Metazoa - 17338; Fungi - 3422; Plants - 5037; Viruses - 0; Other Eukaryotes - 2996 (source: NCBI BLink).), giving the protein MNSMLSNLAFNNIIRMVTGKCYYGDGAEDDPEAKRVRQLIAEAMSCFGAGHAADHLPMLRWITDFERRVKKIAARLDEFFQRLVDEKRVAKEKKENTMIDHLLSLQVSQPEYYTDHTIKGTMLSLILAGTDTSAVTLEWALSSLLNNPEVLKKVRDEIDNQIGLDRLLEESDIPNLPYLQNIVSETLRLYPAGPLLVPHISSEDCKVGGYDMPCGTMLLVNVWAIHRDPRLWDDPASFKPERFEKEGETHKLLTFGLGRRACPGSGLARRLVSLSLGSLIQCFEWERIGEEEVDMTEGGGLTMPRAIPLVAMCRARAFVGKIPHESG
- a CDS encoding Cytochrome P450 superfamily protein (Cytochrome P450 superfamily protein; FUNCTIONS IN: electron carrier activity, monooxygenase activity, iron ion binding, oxygen binding, heme binding; INVOLVED IN: oxidation reduction; EXPRESSED IN: 21 plant structures; EXPRESSED DURING: 13 growth stages; CONTAINS InterPro DOMAIN/s: Cytochrome P450 (InterPro:IPR001128), Cytochrome P450, conserved site (InterPro:IPR017972), Cytochrome P450, E-class, group I (InterPro:IPR002401); BEST Arabidopsis thaliana protein match is: cytochrome P450, family 81, subfamily D, polypeptide 3 (TAIR:AT4G37340.1); Has 36477 Blast hits to 36375 proteins in 1869 species: Archae - 65; Bacteria - 6588; Metazoa - 11586; Fungi - 7386; Plants - 9188; Viruses - 3; Other Eukaryotes - 1661 (source: NCBI BLink).) produces the protein MVSAPYSEHWRNLRRIGAVEIFSNHRLNSFYTIRRDEIRRLIARLSRSPNASLEFAKVEMNSMLSNLAFNNIIRMVTGKCYYGDGAEDDPEAKRVRQLIAEAMSCFGAGHAADHLPMLRWITDFERRVKKIAARLDEFFQRLVDEKRVAKEKKENTMIDHLLSLQVSQPEYYTDHTIKGTMLSLILAGTDTSAVTLEWALSSLLNNPEVLKKVRDEIDNQIGLDRLLEESDIPNLPYLQNIVSETLRLYPAGPLLVPHISSEDCKVGGYDMPCGTMLLVNVWAIHRDPRLWDDPASFKPERFEKEGETHKLLTFGLGRRACPGSGLARRLVSLSLGSLIQCFEWERIGEEEVDMTEGGGLTMPRAIPLVAMCRARAFVGKIPHESG